In the Prochlorococcus marinus CUG1438 genome, TTCTTTACCTAGTGATGCGATTGATTCAGTTAATGCGACTTGTACTCTTTTAGCCATGAAAATATTGAGCAATATAGTTAATAATAAGACCTAGAGGGTAACTTTACCTTTTTTGCAAAACCAAATTTCGCAAGAATCTTAATATGTTCCCATGTTATGTCTATCTGACCCTTAAATAATCCTTGTTTTGCCGAATTGGGAAATGCATGATGGTTATTATGCCAGCCTTCTCCAAATGTTAATGCAGCAACCCATGCATTGTTTTTAGATGAATCACCACTTTCAAATGGTGCTTTACCCCAACAATGTGTCGCGGAGTTGACTAGCCAAGTTACATGATAAACAACCACAAGCCTCAATGGAATTCCCCAAAGGACAAGAGCCCATCCTCCAACTCCTAATTTTTGACCTATTGCGTACAATGAAAGTCCAATAGGAATTTGTAAGAATAAAAAATATTTATTTAAAAATCTATAGTATGGATCCTTGATTAAATCTGCACTTAGTTTTGGAACAGCTTTTAGTGCTTCTACGTCTTTAAACATCCAACCCATATGACTCCACCAAAACCCCTTTTTACTATTGTGATGATCTACTTCAGTATCTGAAAAAGAGTGGTGATGCCTATGTAAACCTACCCAATCTATAGGTCCATGCTGACAACTTATAGCTCCACAGGTAGCAAAAAATCTTTCTAACCATCTTGGTACAATGAAAGATCTGTGAGATAACAATCTGTGATATCCAAGGGTGACCCCTAAGCAAGCAGTTACCCAGTAAAAAAATAATAATGAAGTGACTGCAGGTAAACTCCAAAATTTTGGTTGTATAGCTACAAGAGAAAGAATATGAATTGCAACCATAAAAAATATTGTTCCCCACGTTTTATGTAGTCTTGGAGGATATCTTTTTGAATGACTGGAAGGTTCTAGTAATTTTTCTGAGAGTTCTATAACTTTTTCAGCTGGAACAGGTTTTTTTAATTTTGCTGTTTCTTGGAAAATTACTGAATTCATGATATTGAAATGCTATTTTCAAAATTACCGATATGTAATATTATCATACTATACTATTGATAAGTTTAATTATCTGTGAGTCTCGGATATCGCGATAAATTATCTAGAGGTCGAAGGGCCATGGCTCATTTGATACACCTCTGGCATGAAAGAAATGGTTGGTCTCACAGAGTATTGCCATTACTTTCAGAAGTTCTTGATTTAGGTAAAGTTCATAATTCGCAAATTTCAAATCTTAGGAATGGAAAGTTATCTTCGCCAGGTCCTGAAGTTTTTCTTGCTTTAGCTCAGGTTAATACGATTCTTGATCAAGGTATTGAAAAAATCAGGGATCGTTTTGAAAGTGATTACCCAGAGTTATGGAAATCTTTGCAAGAGTCTGCATTACCCCTAAAAAATGATTCTGGTAATCCATTGTCGGCCGGGGAGTTATTCGAGATATTTTCAGGATTAAAACCTCTACCATCATCTTTTGACTGGTACATAGAAGATGAAGAAGCTTCTGCTTTAAGTGATGCTCTTTCAGTGCATTTTTGTCAGAATAAGGCTTGGAGATCATGTAAAATGGAGGTAATGGAAGCCTATGCTGTCAATAAATCTGCCCGCAGAGAACGTTTTGCTGAGGTAATTGCAGGAATTAGAGATTATACGGCAGAAGAATTAGATGGAGAACTTCTTGATTTATATGAGGCTTCAAAAAAACTTTCTTATTTTCATGGTAGGGGACCTAATGCTTTCCTCGCAGAATTAAGAAATTTAGCTTCTGAAAAATAACATGAATTTTCATAATAAATGATTCTTGACAATAACTTAAAACTGGCTGAAAACGCTGTTCTCTCTGTCGAAGAGAGTTTAAGTAAAGTTTTCCAAGAAAGGTCTAATCAGGTTTTCCATAAATTAGAAAATATTTTGACAATTTTTAAGGAAGAAAAAGTTTCTACTAGTCATTTCAATCAATCTTCTGGTAGTGGTCATGATGATATATCTAGAGAAAAAATTGATGCGGTTTTTCGAAGATTTTTTCTAGCTGAAAAGGCTGCTGTGAGGATGCAATTTGTAAGTGGAACGCATGCTATAAGTTCTGTCTTATTTGGAATTCTTCGACCTGGAGATGTAATGTTATCTCTCACAGGACAACCATATGACACTTTAGAAGAAGTCATAGGAATAAGGGGAGGAGGAAAAGGCTCACTTAAAGATTTTGACATTGAATATAAGCAAATAAATATCTGCGAAAATTTTGATTCTTTTGAAGAAAAAATTGTTCATTCTTTTGAAGAAAATTCTTGCAAATTAGTATTCATACAAAAAAGTTGTGGATATAGTTGGAGAAAATCTCTTACGAATCATCAGATAGAGAAAATTTGTAGTCTTATTCATTCCCTTGATCCTAATTGTATATGTTTTGTTGATAACTGTTATGGGGAGCTTGTTGAAGATAGTGAACCAATTTCTAAAGGGGCAAATATAATTGCTGGTTCATTGATTAAAAATTTGGGAGGAACAATCGTTCCTACTGGTGGGTACGTTGCAGGAGATGCAGATTTGGTTGAGATGGCATGTTCTAGATTAACCTCACCAGGCATTGGTTCTTCTGCAGGAATAAATTTTGGATTAGGAAGATTAATTTTGCAGGGTTTGTTTTTAGCACCACAAATTGTTCACGAATCACTAAAAGGTGCTGATATGGTTGCAGCAGTCTTTAAAAATTTGGGATTTAAGGTTTTACCAGAGCCAACAACTTATAGATCTGATCTTATTCAGTCAGTAAGATTGAATAATCCTGATTTGGTACAAAAAGTTTGTCAATCTTTTCAAAATTCTTCACCAGTAGATTCTTTTCTGAATGTTGTTCCATCATCAATGGATGGATATGATTCAAAATTATTAATGGCAGGAGGCACCTTTATTGAAGGTAGTACAAGTGAATTTTCTGCTGATGCCCCTCTAAGAGATCCTTACAATATTTTTGTTCAAGGTGGTTCTCACATAGCTCATATCAAAATTGCATTAATTCGATTATTATCTGAACTATTAGAGGAAAAATTAATTTCGAAGGATTCTCTATTTCCTTTATCTACTTAATCATGTCTTACAAGTTTCCAGACAACCTCAACTATGCTGATACTCATGAATATGTCTTGGAAGAAAATGGATTATTAAAAATTGGAGTTAGTGAATTCGCTATAGATCAATTAGGAGATATTGTTTTTGTTGAATTAGCTGATGAAGGGGCGACTTTAGAGAAAGGCGAGACTTTTGGAACAATAGAATCAGTTAAGGCCGTAGAAGAAGTCTATCTGCCTTTTTCAGGGGAAATAGTATCTGTTAATGAGAGTGTTATTGAGAACCCTGAGCTTTTACAGAATGATCCGATTGGAGACGGTTGGTTAGTAATTTTGAAACCAGAGCCAAGAGCATCAATTGCTGATTTGATGACTTCTGAGGAATATCAATCAAAGGTTGTACCAAAATAAGGCAAACTTTTTAAAAAGAGCTATTTTAAAGAAAAACATTTTAATATGATATCCAAATTTGGGACAGATTTGTTTATAGATAGGCATCTTGGATTAGGAGATAATGATGAAAGAATTATGCTGAACAAGCTTGGTTTTAATAATATTGATCAATTTATAAATCAAGTTATTCCTGAAGATATTCAGCTTAAAGATAAATCTTCAGAAATATTGCCCCAAGGTTGTTCAGAAATTGAGGCTTTAAACGAATTAGAAAAGATTGCGAATAAAAATACTAAAATGAGATCACTTATAGGCCTTGGTTATTATGACAATCATATGCCTAAAGTTATCCAAAGACATGTTCTTGAAAATCCAAGGTGGTACACATCTTATACTCCATATCAAGCAGAAATTGCACAAGGAAGATTAGAAGCTCTATTTAATTTTCAGACTATTGTTTGTGAACTAACAGGATTCCCTGTTGCTAATGCATCTTTGTTAGATGAGGGCACTGCAGCAGCAGAAGCTATGGCTATGAGTTTTGCCGCAAGAAAAAATAAATCTTCAAAAGTGTACTTAGTGGAGTCAAATGTTTTTGATCATACTTTTAATGTTCTACAAACCAGAGCAAAACCTTTGGGAATAGCCCTAAAACGCTTTACTCAAAGCAACCTTCCTAATCATGATGATGTTTTTGGAATGTTGTTGCAACTACCTGGTAAAAATGGACAATTATACGATCCTACATTCTTAATATCCCAAGCACATAGATCAGAAATT is a window encoding:
- a CDS encoding fatty acid desaturase; this encodes MNSVIFQETAKLKKPVPAEKVIELSEKLLEPSSHSKRYPPRLHKTWGTIFFMVAIHILSLVAIQPKFWSLPAVTSLLFFYWVTACLGVTLGYHRLLSHRSFIVPRWLERFFATCGAISCQHGPIDWVGLHRHHHSFSDTEVDHHNSKKGFWWSHMGWMFKDVEALKAVPKLSADLIKDPYYRFLNKYFLFLQIPIGLSLYAIGQKLGVGGWALVLWGIPLRLVVVYHVTWLVNSATHCWGKAPFESGDSSKNNAWVAALTFGEGWHNNHHAFPNSAKQGLFKGQIDITWEHIKILAKFGFAKKVKLPSRSYY
- the gcvH gene encoding glycine cleavage system protein GcvH; amino-acid sequence: MSYKFPDNLNYADTHEYVLEENGLLKIGVSEFAIDQLGDIVFVELADEGATLEKGETFGTIESVKAVEEVYLPFSGEIVSVNESVIENPELLQNDPIGDGWLVILKPEPRASIADLMTSEEYQSKVVPK
- a CDS encoding aminotransferase class I/II-fold pyridoxal phosphate-dependent enzyme — protein: MILDNNLKLAENAVLSVEESLSKVFQERSNQVFHKLENILTIFKEEKVSTSHFNQSSGSGHDDISREKIDAVFRRFFLAEKAAVRMQFVSGTHAISSVLFGILRPGDVMLSLTGQPYDTLEEVIGIRGGGKGSLKDFDIEYKQINICENFDSFEEKIVHSFEENSCKLVFIQKSCGYSWRKSLTNHQIEKICSLIHSLDPNCICFVDNCYGELVEDSEPISKGANIIAGSLIKNLGGTIVPTGGYVAGDADLVEMACSRLTSPGIGSSAGINFGLGRLILQGLFLAPQIVHESLKGADMVAAVFKNLGFKVLPEPTTYRSDLIQSVRLNNPDLVQKVCQSFQNSSPVDSFLNVVPSSMDGYDSKLLMAGGTFIEGSTSEFSADAPLRDPYNIFVQGGSHIAHIKIALIRLLSELLEEKLISKDSLFPLST